The following proteins are encoded in a genomic region of Arcobacter suis CECT 7833:
- a CDS encoding flagellar hook-associated protein FlgK, which yields MINSLYTAKSGLSASKYSVDVTSNNIANENTTGYVKRTVNTSELPELENDIGNGVSFDGVTRNTNVYLYDKLVSQNSLSSYYEQEDSILSNLEIMFSETETSGLSTTLSTFFNSVESLRADSTNLIYQNDLATQAQSLVDGLQTLNDELNDSLDTTTQKLEDQVDTVNNILEQIVYLNKQIVESNTDSNDLLDKRDALEKELSNYVDIEIDRTSDTYNLKIAGVNVIFNNTNLHEVSISENNIAQKDIYNSSDLDDSNFSDGDEISIVLNGTTTLTLSASVSGTDENELKNQIINEINTNSKFSDYTAYLDSSKNLVIKSNIEGEEGEFYISISVATNEISKNANSVEAQNNVSLAVYNNKLSLSGGSLKAITQELTSSTSSIYSYKNSLDAFAKALVDTVNSSSQTPLFKGSSVDTLSFEKDNITSLTSEDLENLAKIQWDKGLTIGTTSNTSFSEFYQNLLVKVSSNVENNNFKLESQNAIVNSLESAYNNLTKVDSDEEMINLLQYQAAYEANAKVITAVDEMLQTLLAM from the coding sequence ATGATTAACTCATTATATACGGCAAAAAGTGGTCTTAGTGCCTCAAAATATTCAGTTGATGTTACATCAAATAATATTGCAAATGAAAATACAACAGGTTATGTAAAAAGAACGGTTAATACTTCTGAATTACCAGAACTAGAAAATGATATAGGAAATGGAGTATCTTTTGATGGGGTTACTAGAAATACAAATGTTTATTTATATGATAAATTAGTTTCTCAAAATAGTTTATCCTCTTATTATGAACAAGAAGATTCTATTTTAAGTAATCTTGAAATTATGTTTAGTGAAACTGAAACTAGTGGATTATCAACAACTTTAAGTACTTTTTTTAACTCTGTAGAATCTTTAAGAGCAGATTCAACTAATTTAATTTATCAAAATGATTTAGCAACTCAAGCTCAATCTTTAGTTGATGGTTTACAAACATTAAATGATGAATTAAATGATTCTCTTGATACTACAACACAAAAATTAGAAGATCAAGTTGATACTGTAAATAATATTTTAGAACAAATTGTTTATTTAAATAAACAAATAGTTGAAAGTAATACCGATTCAAATGATTTATTAGATAAAAGAGATGCTCTAGAAAAAGAGTTGTCAAATTATGTGGATATTGAAATAGATAGAACTAGTGATACTTATAATCTAAAAATTGCAGGAGTTAATGTAATTTTTAATAATACAAATCTTCACGAAGTAAGTATTAGTGAAAATAATATTGCTCAAAAAGATATTTATAATTCAAGTGATTTGGATGATAGTAATTTTAGTGATGGAGATGAAATATCAATAGTATTAAATGGTACAACAACACTAACTTTAAGTGCAAGTGTTAGTGGAACTGATGAAAATGAATTGAAAAATCAGATTATAAATGAGATAAATACAAACTCAAAATTCTCTGATTATACAGCTTATTTAGATTCTAGTAAAAATTTAGTAATAAAATCAAATATAGAAGGAGAAGAGGGTGAATTTTATATTTCTATTTCCGTAGCCACAAATGAAATATCAAAAAATGCCAATTCTGTTGAAGCTCAAAATAATGTTTCTCTGGCTGTTTATAATAATAAATTATCACTAAGTGGAGGTTCATTAAAAGCAATTACTCAAGAACTTACTAGTTCAACTTCAAGTATATATTCATATAAGAATAGCTTAGATGCATTTGCAAAAGCATTAGTTGATACAGTTAATTCAAGTAGTCAAACACCCTTATTTAAAGGTTCTAGTGTAGATACTTTGAGTTTTGAAAAAGATAATATTACTTCACTTACAAGTGAAGATTTAGAAAATCTGGCGAAAATACAATGGGACAAAGGTTTAACTATTGGGACAACTTCTAATACTTCATTTAGTGAGTTTTATCAAAATTTATTAGTAAAAGTATCTTCAAATGTTGAAAATAATAATTTTAAATTGGAATCTCAAAATGCAATAGTAAATTCACTAGAAAGCGCTTATAACAATTTAACAAAAGTAGATTCTGATGAAGAGATGATAAATCTTCTTCAATATCAAGCAGCATACGAAGCAAATGCAAAAGTAATTACAGCAGTAGATGAAATGTTGCAAACTTTATTAGCTATGTAA